In Quercus robur chromosome 11, dhQueRobu3.1, whole genome shotgun sequence, the following proteins share a genomic window:
- the LOC126704875 gene encoding disease resistance protein RUN1-like, whose product MDDLTDEGGSSSSSPHRRNFDVFLSFRGQDTRFGFISHLYQALCDNGIYTFRDLDLERGEEISETLLKTIEKSMISVVVFSENYAWSSRCLDELVKIMQCRKNGQLVLPVFYKVDPSEVRNQRGNFGAALTKFEEKFKNKVQSWRSALREATNLAGRHYDNGGPEYRFIQQLIETISDIKLNGTRSYIARCPVGVNSELSPNQGFYCDRLTPRIREATVKKILMDDLTDEGGSSSSSPHRWNYDVFLSFRGEDTRNGFTGHLYQALCDKGIYTFIDHDLRRGEEISEELLKTIERSMISFVVFSENYAESHWCLDELVKIMQCRKNGQLVVPIFYKVNPLEIRNQRGNFGAELTRLKEKFKNKVQSWRTVLREAASLSGWHYENGGPEYSIIQRVIKKISDTKLSGTRLYVAKCPVGVNSHAKEIESLLDIKSNDVRIVAIHGLGGIGKTTIAKAVYNRIFDCFEGSCFLENVRENSRTSDGKIQLQEKILSEILGASHVKVDNVSWGINVIKKRLCNKRVLLILDDVDNSKQIEDLLGKCDWFLARSRVIITTRDEHVLATLPQGCKTYKVKELGTHEALELFSQHAFHKSKPPQDYSEYAHQIIDYAQGLPLALTIIGSYLCGRAKDEWKNAIHKYEKIPNENIIETLKVSYDGLDENEKDIFLDISCFFRGWSKDYVENILDTCELFPNHGITTLVNKCLINIEQNGTLSMHDLIQQMGKEIVRRESPTVLYKRSRIWNHEDAFKVLMGSKGLDRIRGIMWHSPNPIRVQLHPEAFEGMDNLKFLIVRNVQISEKLKSLPNGLRLFEWPEYHFSFPSNYSPQQLVALEMSHSFVKLEELFKQVVDYKNLKLINLSFSESITNFPNLCAPNLETLNLSFCRKLIEVDESIGSLAKLKILNLEYCEELQKLPSSLMLTSLKFLNLDSCTRLEKFPKIHLEMKCLEDLILSSSGIRELHPSLRYLTRLRTLKLDNCVQDFPDRINKMRLTPIPCTSFDTLSEYGLLSLESLHLSYCGANLIDLDFWMKPEYFPKLTILYLSGSNIVSIPESIISFTSLADLYIDNCKKLRNIPSLPQSIRRVNAINCSSVDPQSFRRLWTQFGQILEILPNSVREGERSSILMDSSLLNGGNYYEIKVPRIEIPSWFKFVHQSYGNSVSFKIGSKFPKIVVCIAFQLVEAHISGFFSVYVSINGCKEKISFQDIEEMSGHLWLFSVSNWKLFDSNPYDENDIEVICEIDESNESSLPFENTKFRKFQGCQTPTPKTKKKLSTNPWHASPKTLPLPLWMASNTLETELQTLEMELSSNPFDVSTHDNDDSDTNLYPPSKKTRNLD is encoded by the exons ATGGATGACCTGACCGATGAAGGGggctcctcttcttcttcccctcACCGAAGGAACTTCGACGTTTTTTTGAGCTTTAGAGGTCAAGATACCCGCTTCGGTTTTATAAGCCATTTATATCAGGCTTTGTGTGATAATGGCATTTACACCTTCAGGGACTTAGATCTTGAGAGGGGAGAAGAAATTTCAGAGACACTTCTCAAAACCATTGAAAAGTCAATGATTTCGGTCGTTGTGTTCTCTGAAAACTATGCATGGTCCAGCCGGTGCTTGGATGAACTTGTTAAGATTATGCAGTGTAGGAAAAATGGCCAATTAGTTCTACCGGTTTTTTATAAAGTTGATCCATCAGAAGTACGTAATCAAAGGGGAAATTTTGGGGCGGCGTTGactaaatttgaagaaaaattcaagaataaggTGCAAAGTTGGAGGTCAGCTCTAAGAGAAGCTACTAATTTGGCTGGACGGCATTACGACAATGG TGGTCCTGAATATAGATTCATCCAACAACTTATTGAAACGATATCAGATATCAAATTAAATGGCACACGGTCATATATTGCTAGATGCCCTGTTGGAGTAAATTCTGAGCTCTCACCAAACCAAGGCTTCTACTGCGATAGACTCACTCCTCGAATCCGTGAAGCTACCGTCAAAAAG ATCTTAATGGATGACCTGACCGATGAAGGGggctcctcttcttcttcccctcACCGATGGAACTATGACGTTTTTTTGAGCTTTAGAGGTGAAGATACCCGCAACGGTTTTACAGGCCATTTATATCAGGCTTTGTGTGATAAAGGCATTTACACCTTCATCGACCATGATCTTCGGAGGGGAGAAGAAATTTCAGAGGAACTTCTCAAAACCATTGAAAGGTCAATGATTTCGTTCGTTGTGTTCTCTGAAAACTATGCGGAGTCCCACTGGTGCTTGGATGAACTTGTCAAGATTATGCAGTGTAGGAAAAATGGCCAATTAGTTGTACCGATTTTTTATAAAGTTAATCCATTAGAAATACGTAATCAAAGGGGAAATTTTGGGGCGGAGTTGACTAGacttaaagaaaaattcaagaataaggTGCAAAGTTGGAGGACAGTTCTAAGAGAAGCTGCTAGTTTGTCTGGATGGCATTACGAGAATGG TGGTCCTGAATATAGCATCATCCAaagagttattaaaaaaatatcagatACCAAATTAAGTGGCACACGGTTATATGTTGCTAAATGCCCTGTTGGAGTAAATTCTCATGCCAAGGAGATAGAGTCGCTTTTAGATATTAAGTCAAATGATGTTCGAATTGTAGCGATTCATGGTCTAGGGGGAATAGGAAAGACTACAATTGCAAAAGCTGTTTATAACAGAATTTTTGACTGTTTTGAAGGAAGCTGCTTTCTAGAGAatgttagagaaaattcaaGGACAAGTGATGGCAAAATCCAGCTACAAGAGAAAATTCTTTCTGAGATCTTAGGGGCCAGTCATGTGAAGGTGGATAATGTATCCTGGGGAATTAATGTGATAAAGAAAAGGCTTTGCAATAAGAGAGTTCTTTTAATTCTTGATGACGTTGAtaattcaaaacaaatagaaGATTTGCTTGGAAAATGTGATTGGTTTCTTGCAAGAAGTAGAGTCATTATAACAACAAGAGATGAACACGTGCTAGCTACTCTTCCACAAGGTTGCAAAACTTACAAGGTCAAGGAATTAGGCACACATGAAGCTCTTGAACTCTTTAGTCAACATGCTTTCCATAAAAGCAAACCCCCTCAAGATTATTCTGAATATGCACACCAAATTATTGACTATGCCCAAGGCCTTCCACTAGCTCTGACAATCATAGGTTCTTATTTGTGCGGAAGAGCAAAAGATGAGTGGAAAAATGCAAtacataaatatgaaaaaatccccaatgaaaatattattgaaacaCTTAAAGTAAGTTACgatggattggatgaaaatgaaAAGGATATTTTCCTTGATATTTCATGTTTCTTTCGGGGATGGTCCAAGGATTATGTTGAAAATATATTAGACACTTGCGAATTATTTCCGAATCATGGTATTACAACACTTGTTAATAAATGTCTCATAAATATAGAGCAAAATGGCACATTGTCCATGCATGACTTGATACAACAAATGGGCAAGGAAATTGTTCGGCGAGAATCACCAACAGTCCTCTACAAACGCAGCAGGATATGGAATCATGAGGATGCTTTTAAAGTACTAATGGGAAGTAag GGGTTAGATAGAATTCGAGGAATAATGTGGCATTCGCCTAATCCAATAAGAGTGCAACTTCACCCTGAAGCTTTTGAAGGGATGGAcaatctcaaatttcttatagTTCGCAATGTACAAATTTCTGAAAAACTTAAATCTCTCCCCAATGGGTTAAGGTTGTTTGAATGGCCTGAATATCATTTTTCCTTTCCATCCAATTATTCTCCGCAACAGCTTGTTGCACTCGAGATGTCGCATAGTTTCGTTAAATTGGAGGAGCTATTCAAGCAG GTGGTcgattacaaaaatttgaaacttatcaatCTAAGTTTCAGTGAATCCATTACAAATTTCCCTAATTTGTGCGCCCCAAACTTGGAGACATTGAACCTTTCTTTTTGTAGAAAGTTAATTGAGGTTGATGAGTCCATTGGATCTCTTGCTAAGCTGAAAATATTGAACCTTGAATACTGTGAGGAACTTCAAAAACTTCCAAGTAGTCTCATGTTGACAtctctcaaatttttaaatCTAGATAGCTGCACAAGGCTTGAGAAGTTCCCCAAAATTCACCTAGAAATGAAATGTTTAGAGGATTTAATTTTGAGTTCTAGTGGTATTAGAGAGTTGCATCCATCATTGAGGTATCTCACTAGGCTTAGAACACTGAAGCTAGATAATTGTGTACAGGATTTTCCAGATAGAATCAATAAAATGCGACTGACTCCTATTCCATGCACTTCCTTTGATACCCTTTCGGAATATGGGCTTCTGAGCTTGGAAAGTCTACATCTCAGCTACTGTGGTGCAAATTTaattgatttggatttttggATGAAGCCCGAATACTTCCCCAAATTGACAATTCTATATCTAAGTGGCTCCAATATTGTTTCCATCCCGGAAAGTATTATTAGCTTTACTAGTTTAGCAGATCTTTACATAGACAATTGCAAGAAGCTTCGGAACATTCCAAGCCTTCCCCAATCTATACGGAGAGTGAATGCAATAAACTGCTCTTCAGTGGATCCACAATCATTCAGAAGATTATGGACTCAG TTTGGacaaattttagagattttaccAAATAGTGTACGTGAAGGTGAAAGAAGTAGCATATTAATGGATTCCTCTCTCCTTAATGGGggaaattattatgaaattaaGGTACCAAGAATTGAGATTCCAAGTTGGTTCAAATTCGTCCATCAGAGTTATGGAAATTCTGTATCATTCAAGATTGGTagcaaatttccaaaaattgtTGTCTGTATTGCTTTTCAATTGGTGGAGGCACATATAAGCGGATTTTTTTCTGTTTACGTTTCCATCAATggttgtaaagaaaaaatctcATTTCAAGATATTGAAGAAATGTCTGGGCATCTGTGGTTATTTTCTGTATCTAATTGGAAATTGTTTGATTCAAATCCATATGATGAGAATGACATTGAAGTTATATGTGAAATTGATGAGTCGAATGAAAGCTCTCTTCCTTTTGAGAACACTAAATTC AGGAAATTCCAGGGGTGTCAAACTCCGACACCGAAGACGAAGAAGAAACTGTCGACCAACCCGTGGCATGCATCCCCAAAAACCTTACCTCTCCCGCTTTGGATGGCTTCAAATACTCTGGAAACGGAGCTCCAAACTTTGGAGATGGAGCTCTCGTCCAACCCTTTTGATGTCTCTACTCATGATAATGATGATTCTGACACTAATCTATATCCACCATCAAAGAAGACAAGAAATCTTGATTGA